In one window of Chryseobacterium sp. JV274 DNA:
- the gldJ gene encoding gliding motility lipoprotein GldJ — translation MKKLKLFSLIALSSTLALTSCGGSGTSKGGGTKKFVSKTGWKPNEKQGWFFAGKQQKQKGWPGMVYVEGGTFTMGLVKDDVMHDWNNTPRRMQVSSFFIGETEITNYEYREYLTWLKYVFPPSDPSFKEIYNGALPDTLLWDNKLARNDYNETYLRSPEFDYYPVVGVSWTQANRYCEWLTDRANEKALMQSGIIAKDLYINESNNQGGTAFNMDKFKSNDPEMQGYINEKRMQQKTGMKTTNQRLLAANRAPNSAMVQKFRLPTEVEWEYAALGMAKTREYNQYLGKKPEIERLRGTKGRDRGMFLENFKMGKGDYSGISGWKNDGSAQTSDVRKYPSNDLGVYGMFGNVSEWTADVYRPIIDEDYSDFNYYRGNMPQAIVRNGDGTYKMIDEGTIKYDTLADGRLVYKGLPGQFERQTIADYRNYRDGDRQSSLEYYRASDSAAGFDMYNAPKQSFVVDGAGRVKLQKDTKDRTSGISNEVRVVKGGSWQDTAYWLDPGQRRYKNQNRAYGWVGFRVAQDARTNDKGRTRR, via the coding sequence ATGAAAAAACTAAAGTTGTTTTCATTAATAGCATTAAGTTCTACACTTGCATTAACCAGCTGTGGCGGATCAGGAACCAGCAAAGGTGGCGGTACCAAAAAATTTGTCAGTAAAACGGGTTGGAAACCAAACGAAAAACAAGGTTGGTTTTTTGCAGGAAAGCAACAAAAGCAGAAGGGGTGGCCTGGAATGGTATATGTAGAAGGTGGAACTTTTACAATGGGATTAGTGAAAGATGATGTTATGCACGATTGGAATAACACGCCTCGCAGGATGCAGGTAAGTTCATTCTTTATCGGAGAAACAGAAATTACTAACTACGAATACCGCGAATACCTGACATGGTTGAAGTATGTATTCCCACCAAGTGATCCTAGTTTTAAGGAAATCTATAACGGTGCATTACCGGATACCTTATTGTGGGACAACAAATTAGCAAGAAACGATTATAATGAAACGTATCTGCGTTCTCCGGAATTTGATTACTATCCGGTGGTAGGAGTTTCCTGGACTCAGGCAAACAGATACTGTGAATGGCTGACAGATAGAGCGAATGAAAAAGCTTTGATGCAGTCTGGTATTATTGCCAAAGATTTGTATATCAACGAATCCAACAACCAGGGAGGAACTGCATTCAACATGGATAAATTCAAATCGAATGATCCTGAAATGCAAGGATATATTAATGAAAAAAGAATGCAGCAAAAAACTGGTATGAAAACTACAAACCAGAGATTGCTTGCAGCTAACAGAGCTCCAAATTCTGCAATGGTACAGAAGTTCAGACTTCCTACCGAAGTTGAATGGGAATATGCAGCTCTTGGTATGGCAAAAACCAGAGAATATAACCAATACCTAGGAAAAAAACCTGAAATCGAAAGACTAAGAGGTACCAAAGGAAGAGACAGAGGAATGTTCCTTGAAAACTTCAAAATGGGTAAAGGTGACTATTCAGGGATTTCAGGATGGAAGAATGACGGTTCTGCACAGACTTCTGATGTAAGAAAGTATCCATCTAACGATCTTGGTGTATACGGTATGTTCGGGAACGTTTCAGAATGGACTGCGGATGTGTACAGACCAATCATTGATGAAGATTACAGTGATTTCAACTACTATAGAGGAAACATGCCTCAGGCTATCGTAAGAAACGGTGACGGAACTTATAAAATGATCGACGAAGGTACTATCAAATATGATACTTTGGCTGACGGAAGATTAGTTTACAAAGGACTTCCTGGACAATTCGAAAGACAAACTATCGCTGATTACAGAAACTACAGAGATGGTGACAGACAATCTTCTTTAGAATATTACAGAGCTTCTGATTCTGCTGCTGGGTTCGATATGTACAATGCTCCTAAACAAAGCTTTGTTGTAGATGGAGCTGGTAGAGTGAAACTACAAAAAGATACCAAAGACAGAACTTCAGGAATTTCTAACGAGGTTAGAGTTGTAAAAGGTGGTTCTTGGCAGGATACAGCATATTGGCTGGATCCGGGACAAAGAAGATATAAAAATCAAAACAGAGCTTATGGTTGGGTAGGATTCCGTGTTGCACAGGATGCCAGAACTAACGATAAGGGTAGAACTAGAAGATAA